One Dokdonia sp. Dokd-P16 genomic window carries:
- a CDS encoding Pycsar system effector family protein has product MTELLEKTDRFISELFDNELPKTCIYHNYVHTKRVLKSTQEIIDNSEESLKDEEKLILQLSALLHDIGYVDGTKDHEARSAEMAETFLKEQGVETSIIEEVKKVILATDMRVEPQTYLEQVLRDADASHFAKDYFPEASEYLRQELKIKGIKEFTTEEWNKANIEMFTIKHRYYTHYAQENWKPKKDNNLNDLTKARKKAKKARKKEKLKVQLKDASPEKGIQSMYRIALRNHIKLSDIADTKANILLSVNAIVISLALANLIPKLESPSNAHLIYPTAVFVLFAMISMIMSIIATRPNVTRGEFDREDVKLKKVNLLFFGNFHKMKLEDYEWAIGEMLQDKEYIYSALTKDLYFLGVVLDRKYKLLRITYNIFMVGIIISVLTFAVFFAYRDKAVEVMEDVEGLTNVMSTLL; this is encoded by the coding sequence ATGACTGAACTACTAGAAAAGACAGATAGATTTATTTCTGAACTATTTGATAATGAACTACCTAAGACATGTATATATCATAACTATGTCCATACCAAACGAGTACTTAAAAGTACCCAAGAAATAATTGATAATAGTGAAGAAAGTCTTAAAGATGAAGAAAAGCTAATTTTACAGCTTAGCGCACTACTACATGACATAGGATATGTAGATGGTACAAAAGATCACGAAGCGCGTAGCGCCGAAATGGCTGAAACTTTTTTAAAAGAACAAGGCGTTGAGACTTCTATTATAGAAGAGGTTAAAAAAGTGATTCTTGCCACAGACATGCGTGTAGAACCTCAAACGTACCTTGAACAAGTTTTAAGAGATGCAGATGCCTCACATTTTGCTAAGGATTATTTTCCTGAGGCTAGTGAATACTTGCGTCAAGAATTGAAAATTAAAGGCATAAAGGAGTTTACTACAGAAGAATGGAATAAAGCAAATATTGAGATGTTCACTATAAAACATCGATATTATACGCATTATGCTCAAGAAAACTGGAAACCGAAAAAAGATAACAACCTAAACGACCTTACCAAAGCAAGAAAAAAGGCTAAAAAGGCACGCAAAAAGGAGAAACTAAAAGTACAGCTCAAAGATGCAAGCCCAGAAAAAGGAATACAATCTATGTATCGTATTGCGCTGCGTAATCACATTAAGTTAAGTGACATTGCAGATACTAAGGCAAACATCCTTCTATCTGTAAATGCCATTGTGATTTCCCTTGCTCTTGCAAACCTGATTCCTAAACTAGAGTCTCCTAGTAATGCTCACCTTATTTACCCTACAGCAGTATTTGTTCTTTTTGCCATGATATCAATGATTATGTCAATCATTGCTACGCGACCTAATGTCACGAGGGGAGAGTTTGATAGAGAGGATGTAAAGCTTAAAAAAGTAAACCTATTATTTTTTGGCAATTTTCATAAAATGAAACTTGAAGATTATGAATGGGCTATAGGAGAAATGCTTCAAGATAAAGAATACATATATTCTGCCCTTACTAAAGATTTATACTTTCTCGGAGTTGTACTCGATAGAAAATACAAGCTATTAAGAATTACCTACAATATATTTATGGTGGGCATCATTATATCCGTACTCACATTTGCGGTGTTCTTTGCATACAGAGATAAAGCGGTAGAAGTCATGGAGGATGTAGAAGGCCTCACTAATGTGATGTCAACACTTTTATAA
- a CDS encoding metallophosphoesterase has translation MNKYYRFLNFSVAILLSSCATYSPKYAEKSSEPSRFDNSSLSRKRIHKTFYLIGDAGGDKDGGSTYALDAFKKVIDTAQTENDYAIFLGDNIYDAGLPSKNNPERAEAERRLDIQVAAVENFKGKTIFIPGNHDWYADGVEGVKRQEKYIEDALDDKEAFQPENGCPIEMKSISDSVELMIIDTQWYLEDWDKHPTINDNCDIRNRTDLFLEIENEFKKNNEKTILVAMHHPMYTNGIHGGKYGIRKQLYPSQSNLPLPVLASLVTQVRSQGGVSIQDRYNKQYNELMQRISVLARDTDKVIFASGHEHSIQYIEHDGIKQIVSGAGAKNSAAALGDDGLFSYGGQGFAILDIYEDESSSVRFYAANQGEPTLLYTKEVFAPRKEVNLDSLPEIYPETVMATVYAQNNTDVSDVHESLWGDHYRAVYGTPVTAKVATLDTLMGEFTVDRKGGGHQTRSLRLKDKDGRAYNLRAVRKSAVQFLQSVAFKEVFVQEEFRDTFTEDLILDFYTSAHPYASLAVAELSDAVGIYHTNPSLIYVPKHEALGKYNADYGNELYIIEERPDEDFLDVPSFGNPDSIDSTDDLYENLRKDEKYQVDENSYLRARIFDMLIGDWDRHADQWRWARFDSDGKKIYKPIPRDRDQVFSKFDGAILGLLKTLIPASRQFQNYDGDLENVKWINEAGIKMDRALTKNSVKRDWIAQAQYIQDNLSDEDIARAFTKLPLEVQDVGVDEIKKSLKERRGNIVDIAGEYYDYLASLVVLTGTDKDDHFEITRNDKETRVQISRIKDGEVQTPFVDRVINSDETGEIWIYGLDDDDSFKVSGEGKSPIRMKIVGGQNNDIYEIKDGRRLKVYEHKTLPNTIKEKGGASFKMSNIYSFNTYDPLKKKSYANNILPAIGFNPDDGFLIGINDVFTTNGFKDDPFSSKHTVNGTYSFATESLNLKYEGSFANAFGQWNLIVGGKFTNEAFSRNFFGFGNETVNNDDDLGLDFNRVRNGEIGAHIGVESDNTFGSRLRFVFNYERIEIEPTGGRVIDDASLFSPDRSNFFGGQSFIGVEGAYTYVSADNQANPTRGMDFATIIGAKRNISDGSRMYAYVNPKLGFYNALSKNRKLVLKTLVQAQVRIGDDYEFYQAASLGANSGLRGYRFNRFTGESALAGSADLRYSFNRFSTGLIPIQIGVFGGGDVGRVWLDAEDSEKWHNDFGGGFWLNMIDTVSGQIGAFSGEDGVRIDFRFGVRL, from the coding sequence ATGAACAAATATTACCGTTTTCTTAACTTCTCAGTAGCAATTTTGCTCAGTAGTTGTGCGACTTATTCTCCCAAATATGCAGAGAAATCAAGTGAGCCTTCTCGTTTTGATAATAGTTCGCTTTCGCGAAAGCGTATACATAAAACCTTCTATCTTATAGGAGATGCAGGAGGAGATAAAGATGGTGGTAGTACTTATGCTCTAGATGCTTTCAAAAAGGTAATAGACACTGCACAAACAGAAAACGATTATGCAATCTTTTTAGGTGATAACATTTATGATGCTGGACTTCCATCAAAAAACAACCCAGAAAGAGCCGAAGCTGAGCGCAGGTTAGACATACAAGTAGCAGCAGTCGAAAATTTTAAGGGTAAAACTATTTTTATTCCTGGAAATCATGACTGGTACGCAGATGGTGTAGAAGGTGTAAAGCGTCAAGAGAAATATATAGAGGATGCGCTAGATGATAAGGAAGCATTTCAACCAGAAAATGGATGTCCTATTGAAATGAAAAGCATAAGCGACTCTGTAGAATTGATGATCATTGACACACAGTGGTATCTAGAAGACTGGGACAAACATCCTACAATTAATGATAATTGTGATATTAGAAATAGAACCGATTTATTTTTAGAAATAGAAAATGAGTTCAAAAAGAATAACGAAAAGACAATTCTTGTAGCGATGCACCACCCTATGTACACAAATGGGATACATGGTGGTAAATATGGTATAAGAAAGCAGTTGTATCCTTCTCAAAGTAATCTACCGCTTCCAGTACTTGCGTCTCTTGTTACTCAAGTAAGATCACAGGGAGGAGTATCAATCCAAGATCGTTATAACAAGCAGTATAATGAGTTAATGCAACGCATATCTGTACTTGCGAGAGATACAGACAAAGTAATTTTTGCATCAGGACATGAGCATAGTATCCAGTATATAGAGCATGATGGTATAAAGCAGATTGTGAGTGGAGCAGGAGCAAAGAACAGTGCCGCGGCTTTAGGAGACGACGGTTTGTTTTCTTACGGAGGTCAGGGATTTGCTATTTTAGACATATATGAAGATGAGTCTTCATCTGTAAGATTTTATGCAGCAAATCAAGGAGAACCTACGTTACTATACACAAAAGAAGTTTTTGCACCTCGCAAGGAAGTAAACTTAGATTCGTTACCAGAAATATATCCAGAGACTGTTATGGCTACGGTATATGCACAGAATAATACAGATGTGTCTGATGTACATGAGTCATTATGGGGAGATCATTACAGAGCGGTTTATGGAACACCCGTAACTGCTAAGGTTGCAACACTTGATACACTCATGGGCGAATTTACAGTGGATCGTAAAGGTGGAGGTCACCAGACGAGATCATTAAGACTTAAGGATAAAGACGGGAGAGCTTATAATTTAAGAGCAGTGAGAAAAAGCGCCGTGCAGTTCTTGCAAAGTGTTGCCTTTAAGGAGGTTTTTGTTCAAGAAGAATTCAGAGATACATTTACAGAGGATTTGATTTTAGACTTCTATACATCTGCACATCCATATGCTTCCCTTGCGGTGGCAGAGCTGTCTGATGCTGTGGGTATTTATCATACAAACCCAAGCTTAATTTATGTTCCAAAACATGAGGCACTAGGCAAGTACAATGCAGATTACGGGAATGAACTATATATTATAGAAGAACGCCCAGACGAAGATTTTCTAGATGTACCATCTTTTGGAAACCCTGATAGTATTGACAGTACAGATGATCTTTATGAAAACCTACGTAAGGATGAGAAGTATCAAGTAGATGAAAACTCTTATTTACGAGCACGTATTTTTGATATGCTTATAGGTGACTGGGATCGCCATGCAGACCAGTGGAGGTGGGCGCGTTTTGATAGTGATGGAAAGAAAATATACAAGCCTATTCCAAGAGATAGAGATCAGGTTTTTTCAAAATTTGATGGTGCTATTTTAGGTTTACTCAAAACATTAATTCCAGCGTCTAGACAGTTTCAAAATTATGATGGAGACCTTGAAAACGTAAAGTGGATAAACGAGGCAGGTATAAAAATGGATAGAGCGCTCACAAAGAATTCTGTAAAGAGAGATTGGATTGCACAAGCTCAATACATTCAAGATAACCTTAGTGATGAAGACATCGCGAGAGCATTTACAAAACTACCTCTCGAAGTACAAGACGTAGGTGTAGATGAGATTAAGAAAAGCCTTAAAGAACGTAGAGGTAACATTGTTGACATCGCAGGTGAGTATTATGATTATCTAGCGTCGCTAGTGGTACTTACGGGAACAGATAAGGATGATCATTTTGAAATAACTCGTAACGATAAGGAGACTAGAGTGCAAATCTCAAGAATTAAAGATGGAGAAGTTCAAACTCCTTTTGTAGATCGTGTTATAAACTCTGATGAGACTGGTGAGATATGGATTTACGGACTTGATGATGATGATAGTTTTAAAGTAAGCGGAGAAGGTAAGTCGCCTATAAGAATGAAAATTGTAGGAGGGCAAAACAACGATATTTATGAGATAAAAGATGGACGTCGTCTTAAAGTATATGAACATAAGACGCTTCCTAATACAATTAAAGAAAAAGGGGGAGCAAGTTTTAAAATGTCAAATATCTATTCATTTAACACCTATGATCCTTTAAAGAAAAAGAGTTATGCAAATAACATTTTACCAGCCATAGGTTTTAATCCTGATGACGGTTTTTTAATAGGAATAAATGACGTCTTTACAACTAATGGATTTAAAGATGATCCATTTAGTAGTAAGCACACGGTAAATGGAACTTACTCTTTTGCTACGGAGTCACTCAACTTGAAGTATGAAGGAAGTTTTGCAAACGCCTTTGGACAATGGAATTTAATAGTAGGAGGGAAGTTTACAAACGAAGCTTTCTCTCGTAACTTCTTTGGTTTTGGTAACGAAACTGTAAACAACGATGATGATTTAGGGCTTGACTTTAATAGAGTTCGTAATGGAGAAATAGGCGCACATATAGGGGTAGAGAGTGATAATACCTTTGGGAGTAGATTACGATTTGTATTTAATTATGAGCGTATTGAAATAGAACCTACAGGTGGCCGAGTGATAGATGACGCTAGTTTATTTTCACCAGACCGCAGTAATTTCTTTGGAGGACAATCTTTTATAGGCGTAGAAGGAGCTTACACTTATGTAAGTGCAGATAACCAAGCTAACCCTACGAGAGGGATGGATTTTGCAACTATAATTGGAGCAAAGCGCAACATAAGCGATGGCAGTAGAATGTATGCTTATGTAAATCCTAAACTAGGTTTCTACAATGCACTATCTAAAAACAGAAAATTAGTTCTCAAAACACTTGTACAAGCTCAAGTGCGTATAGGTGACGATTATGAATTTTATCAAGCTGCATCATTAGGTGCAAATTCTGGTTTGAGAGGATATAGATTTAATAGATTTACCGGAGAATCAGCACTCGCTGGTTCGGCAGATTTGAGGTATAGTTTTAATAGATTTTCTACAGGTTTAATTCCTATCCAAATAGGTGTTTTTGGTGGAGGAGATGTAGGTCGTGTATGGCTTGATGCAGAAGATAGCGAGAAGTGGCACAATGACTTTGGTGGAGGTTTCTGGTTAAATATGATAGATACCGTATCTGGACAAATAGGTGCTTTTTCTGGTGAAGATGGCGTGAGAATTGATTTTAGATTTGGTGTAAGATTGTAA
- the amrB gene encoding AmmeMemoRadiSam system protein B: MRFVLLLFICSVVIISCSKTPEVKTVTLKNHIRHQEDTIGFAQYSWQMDSIISRMDDADKVPNPETYKAVICPHDDYGYAGGLYYKTLSGIKAKTIILVGVAHRARNFDLQDRIIFGSYDSWQSPDGLIPVSNLRDKLLTKLNKETYVVHDSMMQLEHSLEAITPFLKRKNPALEIIPMLVPYNTFQNMQSFSNDIGSGIAALMEEEKLTYGTDIAVVISNDAIHYGSDGWGSGNLAPFGTDSTGTAQARQKDLDIVNETLQGELTTKRVKKFNDITIMEDDYKAYKWTWCGRYSTPFGLLLANRIEQLTAAPSKDGQFSNLTGTFIDWRSSLHSPHIEVNDLRMGHTAQADSTHWVAYVGMSYQ; this comes from the coding sequence ATGCGTTTTGTTCTATTATTATTTATTTGCTCTGTAGTAATTATTTCTTGCAGTAAAACGCCTGAAGTAAAGACTGTAACTCTCAAAAATCATATTAGGCATCAAGAAGACACCATTGGTTTTGCTCAATATTCATGGCAAATGGATAGTATCATAAGTAGAATGGATGATGCAGATAAGGTACCAAATCCTGAAACCTATAAAGCCGTTATATGCCCACATGATGATTATGGATATGCCGGAGGTTTATATTACAAAACGCTCTCTGGAATAAAAGCCAAAACAATTATTCTTGTGGGCGTAGCTCACAGAGCAAGAAATTTTGACTTACAAGATCGTATCATTTTTGGGAGTTATGATAGTTGGCAATCTCCAGATGGTCTCATTCCGGTAAGTAACCTAAGAGATAAACTGCTCACCAAACTTAATAAAGAAACATACGTTGTACATGATTCTATGATGCAGTTAGAGCATTCTCTAGAAGCTATAACCCCTTTTTTGAAACGTAAAAACCCTGCTTTAGAAATCATACCTATGCTCGTTCCTTACAACACGTTTCAAAACATGCAGTCCTTTTCTAATGATATAGGAAGTGGTATTGCTGCACTTATGGAGGAGGAAAAACTCACCTATGGTACAGATATAGCTGTTGTGATTTCTAATGATGCCATACATTATGGTTCTGATGGCTGGGGAAGCGGTAATCTCGCTCCCTTTGGCACAGACAGTACAGGGACAGCCCAGGCTAGGCAGAAAGATCTTGATATTGTAAACGAGACACTCCAGGGAGAATTAACGACAAAAAGGGTTAAAAAGTTCAATGACATCACCATTATGGAGGATGATTATAAGGCTTATAAATGGACTTGGTGTGGTAGATATTCCACTCCTTTTGGCTTACTGCTTGCAAATCGCATAGAGCAACTTACGGCAGCACCTAGTAAAGATGGACAATTTTCTAACCTTACTGGCACATTTATAGACTGGCGATCTAGTCTACACAGCCCTCATATTGAAGTGAACGATTTGCGCATGGGACACACCGCACAGGCAGATAGCACGCACTGGGTGGCTTATGTAGGTATGTCTTATCAATAG
- a CDS encoding endonuclease/exonuclease/phosphatase family protein produces MKLKSFLQGFGITAVVLTLLPLIAIDYWWIRIFDFPHAQLTGLTLIAIITYFIKFDIKYYKDYLFVVILIGCFLFQLSKIYAYTPFADFEAQESTITDSSNTLKIYTANVLQKNEEYHLLLNQVKEKNPDIVLLMETDQKWQDAVHNTLSASHPYFMLEPLDNTYGMLLYSRLPISDEHIRHLVDKEIPSMEAIVTLESGNQFQLFAIHPTPPMPQHNPMSSDRDTEMMTTALRVYKRKMPVIVMGDFNDVAWSETTSLFRKTSTLLDPRIGRGFYNTFNAKNVLMRWPLDHLFISEEFRVQTLNRTKDIKSDHFPMYTELTFEPEKAKEQKAEKPSQEILDRAQSQLKEQNLLNMEMPIISSD; encoded by the coding sequence TTGAAATTAAAGAGTTTTCTTCAGGGATTTGGCATTACCGCTGTTGTTTTAACATTGTTACCACTCATCGCTATAGATTACTGGTGGATACGCATTTTTGATTTTCCGCATGCACAGCTTACGGGATTAACGCTTATTGCAATTATCACATACTTTATAAAATTTGACATTAAGTACTATAAAGATTATCTCTTTGTAGTTATTCTTATAGGTTGTTTCTTATTTCAGCTAAGTAAGATTTATGCTTATACGCCGTTTGCAGATTTTGAAGCTCAAGAAAGCACAATTACTGACTCGTCAAATACATTAAAAATTTATACAGCCAATGTATTACAGAAGAATGAAGAGTATCATTTACTTCTCAATCAAGTAAAAGAAAAAAATCCAGACATCGTATTGCTCATGGAAACAGACCAGAAGTGGCAAGATGCTGTGCATAACACTTTATCTGCATCACATCCTTATTTTATGCTGGAGCCGCTAGACAATACGTATGGAATGTTGCTATACTCGCGATTACCTATAAGTGATGAACACATAAGACACCTAGTAGACAAGGAAATACCGTCTATGGAGGCGATTGTTACCTTGGAGAGTGGTAATCAATTTCAATTATTTGCCATCCACCCTACGCCACCTATGCCACAGCATAACCCAATGAGCTCAGACAGGGATACAGAAATGATGACCACTGCATTGCGCGTTTATAAAAGAAAAATGCCAGTGATTGTCATGGGTGATTTTAATGATGTCGCATGGTCTGAAACTACTTCACTCTTTAGAAAAACAAGCACATTACTCGACCCTCGCATAGGTCGTGGTTTTTATAATACTTTTAATGCAAAAAATGTATTGATGAGATGGCCACTTGACCATTTATTTATTTCGGAAGAGTTTCGCGTGCAAACATTAAACCGTACAAAAGATATTAAGTCTGACCATTTTCCCATGTACACAGAACTTACTTTTGAACCAGAGAAAGCAAAAGAACAAAAAGCAGAAAAACCATCTCAGGAAATTCTAGACAGAGCACAGTCACAATTAAAAGAACAAAATCTCCTCAATATGGAAATGCCTATAATTTCTAGTGATTAA
- a CDS encoding YbjQ family protein, protein MITTTTNSIQGREVIEYLSIITSFVYAKIYDTKGLSFRDSLDSEKIYKSGEDGINAAKQEVLKKLEAKAKELGAHAVVGVSMDVEVIIENSRLGISAMGTAVALK, encoded by the coding sequence ATGATAACAACAACTACAAACAGTATACAGGGCAGAGAGGTTATAGAATACTTAAGTATTATTACTAGCTTCGTCTATGCCAAAATTTACGATACCAAAGGACTTAGCTTTAGAGATTCACTTGATAGTGAAAAAATCTATAAAAGCGGTGAAGACGGAATAAATGCTGCAAAACAAGAAGTCCTCAAAAAACTTGAGGCAAAGGCAAAAGAGCTAGGAGCCCACGCAGTTGTAGGTGTTAGTATGGATGTAGAGGTGATCATTGAAAACTCTAGATTGGGGATTTCGGCAATGGGAACTGCGGTTGCGTTAAAGTAG
- a CDS encoding TlpA family protein disulfide reductase has product MPHPTAVTINHKNNDDPYLAILADNKNLNIFLNQDGIINTHDKVDSLLNYLWHSNNKFISENSNLLFGSNNIDTIPLVFKTFRQERANNINLLKGEIGPNILELLHYQNDARIYSFLFYYGRIMKELKPNNSYFDFVHRIPKLTLSAKSLPDIYLYKYEIEYLRENDAIESITDFLAFIDRQTSNKELADYLRASYIKGLIESPTYWEKHERLFNTEVLTQALISEKENPYKYLLEKSSNSFYASQSGEKAYLFTAEDASGNQYKLEDHLGKVIFIDNWATWCRACLNHRHNVLELANKYKNNSDVEILLMSVDSSKEKWLEFLGKENSKLGYNLFIKDGRSEEYGQQYNINFIPKYILIGKDGKIINANIQEPSIAVEQAIENASKV; this is encoded by the coding sequence TTGCCACATCCTACGGCAGTAACTATAAATCACAAAAATAATGATGATCCCTATCTGGCTATTCTAGCTGATAATAAAAATTTAAACATTTTTCTTAATCAAGATGGTATTATAAACACTCATGATAAAGTAGATTCATTGCTCAACTATCTATGGCACAGCAACAACAAGTTTATAAGTGAAAACAGTAATTTACTTTTTGGCTCTAATAACATAGATACAATTCCGCTTGTATTTAAAACTTTCAGACAGGAGAGAGCAAATAACATTAACTTACTAAAGGGTGAAATAGGCCCTAATATTTTAGAATTGCTACACTATCAGAATGATGCGAGAATTTATTCATTCCTATTCTATTATGGCAGAATAATGAAAGAATTAAAACCAAATAACAGCTATTTTGATTTCGTCCATAGAATTCCGAAGCTTACGCTATCAGCAAAATCTCTTCCCGATATTTATCTCTACAAATATGAAATTGAATATTTGCGAGAAAATGATGCTATTGAAAGTATTACTGATTTTTTAGCGTTCATAGATAGACAGACGAGTAACAAGGAGCTTGCTGATTATCTCAGAGCGAGCTATATCAAAGGTTTGATAGAATCACCTACTTATTGGGAAAAGCATGAGAGATTATTTAACACTGAGGTACTTACTCAAGCCCTCATATCAGAAAAAGAAAACCCATACAAGTACTTACTTGAAAAGTCATCGAACTCTTTTTATGCTTCTCAAAGTGGAGAAAAAGCTTACTTATTTACAGCAGAAGATGCATCTGGAAATCAATATAAACTTGAAGATCATCTAGGGAAAGTAATTTTTATAGACAATTGGGCCACATGGTGTAGGGCTTGTCTTAATCACAGGCATAATGTTTTAGAACTTGCTAATAAGTATAAAAATAATAGCGATGTAGAGATTTTGCTAATGTCTGTAGATAGTTCTAAAGAGAAATGGCTAGAGTTTTTAGGTAAAGAAAACTCAAAACTTGGTTACAATTTATTTATTAAAGATGGACGAAGTGAAGAATATGGTCAACAATACAATATCAACTTTATTCCTAAATACATACTCATTGGCAAAGATGGTAAGATTATAAATGCCAATATCCAAGAACCTTCCATTGCGGTTGAACAGGCAATAGAAAATGCATCGAAGGTGTAA
- a CDS encoding pirin family protein, producing the protein MKTILYKANTRGNANHGWLQSFHTFSFASYHNPERMNFGAMRVLNDDTVAAGRGFDMHRHLNMEIVSIPLSGDLEHKDSMGNQTVIQQGDIQVMSAGTGIDHSEYNKNNDREVQFLQIWIMPNQRLVAPRYDQIKINEHHLKNEFVQILSPNQDDEGVWIYQDAWAHMGEFTQEQTIVHKLHKEKNGLFVFVLEGSAHAAGELLNRRDAIGVYDVAELEITAQSDSKILLIEVPMQF; encoded by the coding sequence ATGAAAACGATTCTATATAAAGCAAACACTCGAGGAAACGCAAACCACGGCTGGTTGCAGAGTTTTCACACCTTTAGCTTTGCTAGTTACCATAATCCAGAACGTATGAACTTTGGGGCGATGCGCGTGCTCAATGATGATACCGTGGCGGCCGGTAGAGGTTTTGATATGCACAGGCATCTTAACATGGAAATCGTATCTATCCCTCTCTCTGGCGATCTAGAGCATAAAGATAGTATGGGTAACCAGACGGTGATACAGCAAGGTGACATCCAAGTGATGAGCGCAGGGACGGGAATTGATCACAGTGAGTATAATAAAAATAATGATCGTGAGGTACAGTTTTTACAAATCTGGATTATGCCTAACCAGCGCCTTGTGGCACCTCGTTATGACCAAATTAAAATAAACGAACATCACCTCAAAAATGAATTTGTGCAAATACTCTCACCAAATCAAGATGATGAGGGAGTATGGATTTACCAAGATGCTTGGGCTCACATGGGTGAGTTTACTCAAGAGCAAACGATTGTACATAAACTTCATAAAGAAAAGAATGGCCTTTTTGTTTTTGTACTTGAAGGTAGCGCGCACGCCGCTGGCGAACTACTAAACAGACGTGATGCCATAGGAGTTTATGACGTTGCCGAGCTAGAAATTACCGCACAATCTGACTCTAAAATATTACTTATCGAGGTGCCTATGCAGTTTTAA
- a CDS encoding GreA/GreB family elongation factor, which translates to MSRGFVKEDDQEETPIIPPRAALPDGVTNYVTSHGLTQLKDELSTLDTKISTLDETDERERRRALAVLNGKRNLLLERIQSARLLDHIKDEGEIRFGATVTYTIAGMPKPITIQIVGVDEASVKDKKIAFTAPIAKALIGKRIDETTTFQLGNKERKLTIKNIVYTV; encoded by the coding sequence ATGAGTAGAGGATTTGTAAAAGAAGATGACCAAGAAGAAACTCCTATAATTCCACCGAGGGCGGCACTGCCAGATGGTGTAACAAACTACGTCACAAGCCACGGGTTAACCCAGCTTAAGGATGAACTTAGTACGCTAGATACTAAAATCTCCACCCTAGATGAAACAGATGAGCGCGAGCGCAGGCGCGCACTCGCAGTTCTTAATGGGAAGCGCAATTTACTACTGGAACGCATACAGAGCGCAAGACTACTTGATCACATAAAGGATGAGGGAGAAATACGTTTTGGCGCCACAGTCACCTATACCATCGCTGGTATGCCTAAGCCCATTACCATCCAAATTGTGGGTGTAGATGAGGCCAGTGTTAAAGATAAAAAGATCGCCTTTACCGCTCCTATTGCAAAAGCACTTATCGGAAAAAGAATAGATGAAACAACTACATTTCAGCTGGGTAATAAGGAGAGGAAACTTACTATTAAAAATATAGTTTACACTGTTTAG